In Bombus huntii isolate Logan2020A chromosome 3, iyBomHunt1.1, whole genome shotgun sequence, a single genomic region encodes these proteins:
- the LOC126864206 gene encoding 40S ribosomal protein S6-like isoform X2, translating to MKLNVSYPATGCQKLFEISDEHKLRIFYEKRMGAEVEADALGNEWKGYVVRISGGNDKQGFPMKQGVLTNGRVRLLLSKGHSCYRPRRDGERKRKSVRGCIVDSNLSVLALVIVKKGEKDIPDLTDKEVPRRLGPKRASKIRKLFNLSKEDDVRRFVVKRPIQKEGKPQRSKAPKIQRLITPLTLQRKRHRLALKRRRCLARKQQAAEYAKLLAQRQKEAKNRRQEELKRRRSASMRDSKSSNQSAPTIQK from the exons ATGAAA TTGAACGTATCATATCCTGCAACAGGATGTCAGAAACTGTTTGAAATCTCCGATGAGCATAAGCTgagaattttttatgaaaagcGTATGGGCGCAGAAGTAGAGGCTGATGCTCTTGGTAACGAATGGAAAGGATATGTCGTTCGTATCTCAGGCGGCAATGATAAACAAGGATTTCCTATGAAACAGGGTGTTCTGACTAATG GGCGCGTACGTTTACTGCTCTCAAAAGGACATTCATGCTACAGACCTAGACGTGATGGTGAGCGCAAACGTAAATCTGTCCGTGGATGCATCGTCGATTCCAACCTTTCAGTACTCGCTCTTGTCATTGtcaaaaaaggagaaaag GATATCCCGGATTTAACTGACAAGGAAGTCCCTCGCCGTTTAGGACCCAAGAGGGCGAGCAAAATTCGCAAGCTATTTAATTTATCCAAGGAAGATGATGTCCGTCGATTCGTTGTGAAACGACCAATTCAAAAAGAGGGCAAGCCACAGCGGTCGAAAGCCCCTAAAATTCAACGTCTTATTACCCCACTTACACTCCAG AGAAAGAGGCATAGACTGGCTCTAAAGAGGAGGCGTTGCTTGGCTCGCAAGCAACAAGCAGCAGAGTATGCGAAGCTGTTAGCACAACGGCAAAAGGAAGCTAAGAATAGACGTCAAGAAGAACTAAAGCGAAGACGTAGCGCTTCTATGCGAGATTCCAAATCATCCAATCAGTCTGCACCTACCATTCAGAAGTAA
- the LOC126864206 gene encoding 40S ribosomal protein S6-like isoform X1, with protein sequence MKLNVSYPATGCQKLFEISDEHKLRIFYEKRMGAEVEADALGNEWKGYVVRISGGNDKQGFPMKQGVLTNGRVRLLLSKGHSCYRPRRDGERKRKSVRGCIVDSNLSVLALVIVKKGEKDIPDLTDKEVPRRLGPKRASKIRKLFNLSKEDDVRRFVVKRPIQKEGKPQRSKAPKIQRLITPLTLQRKRHRLALKRRRCLARKQQAAEYAKLLAQRQKEAKNRRQEELKRRRSASMRDSKSSNQSAPTIQK encoded by the exons ATGAAG TTGAACGTATCATATCCTGCAACAGGATGTCAGAAACTGTTTGAAATCTCCGATGAGCATAAGCTgagaattttttatgaaaagcGTATGGGCGCAGAAGTAGAGGCTGATGCTCTTGGTAACGAATGGAAAGGATATGTCGTTCGTATCTCAGGCGGCAATGATAAACAAGGATTTCCTATGAAACAGGGTGTTCTGACTAATG GGCGCGTACGTTTACTGCTCTCAAAAGGACATTCATGCTACAGACCTAGACGTGATGGTGAGCGCAAACGTAAATCTGTCCGTGGATGCATCGTCGATTCCAACCTTTCAGTACTCGCTCTTGTCATTGtcaaaaaaggagaaaag GATATCCCGGATTTAACTGACAAGGAAGTCCCTCGCCGTTTAGGACCCAAGAGGGCGAGCAAAATTCGCAAGCTATTTAATTTATCCAAGGAAGATGATGTCCGTCGATTCGTTGTGAAACGACCAATTCAAAAAGAGGGCAAGCCACAGCGGTCGAAAGCCCCTAAAATTCAACGTCTTATTACCCCACTTACACTCCAG AGAAAGAGGCATAGACTGGCTCTAAAGAGGAGGCGTTGCTTGGCTCGCAAGCAACAAGCAGCAGAGTATGCGAAGCTGTTAGCACAACGGCAAAAGGAAGCTAAGAATAGACGTCAAGAAGAACTAAAGCGAAGACGTAGCGCTTCTATGCGAGATTCCAAATCATCCAATCAGTCTGCACCTACCATTCAGAAGTAA
- the LOC126864205 gene encoding 40S ribosomal protein S6-like isoform X3 — protein sequence MLNVSYPATGCQKLFEISDEHKLRIFYEKRMGAEVEADALGNEWKGYVVRISGGNDKQGFPMKQGVLTNGRVRLLLSKGHSCYRPRRDGERKRKSVRGCIVDSNLSVLALVIVKKGEKDIPDLTDKEVPRRLGPKRASKIRKLFNLSKEDDVRRFVVKRPIQKEGKPQRSKAPKIQRLITPLTLQRKRHRLALKRRRCLARKQQAAEYAKLLAQRQKEAKNRRQEELKRRRSASMRDSKSSNQSAPTIQK from the exons CATATCCTGCAACAGGATGTCAGAAACTGTTTGAAATCTCCGATGAGCATAAGCTgagaattttttatgaaaagcGTATGGGCGCAGAAGTAGAGGCTGATGCTCTTGGTAACGAATGGAAAGGATATGTCGTTCGTATCTCAGGCGGCAATGATAAACAAGGATTTCCTATGAAACAGGGTGTTCTGACTAATG GGCGCGTACGTTTACTGCTCTCAAAAGGACATTCATGCTACAGACCTAGACGTGATGGTGAGCGCAAACGTAAATCTGTCCGTGGATGCATCGTCGATTCCAACCTTTCAGTACTCGCTCTTGTCATTGtcaaaaaaggagaaaag GATATCCCGGATTTAACTGACAAGGAAGTCCCTCGCCGTTTAGGACCCAAGAGGGCGAGCAAAATTCGCAAGCTATTTAATTTATCCAAGGAAGATGATGTCCGTCGATTCGTTGTGAAACGACCAATTCAAAAAGAGGGCAAGCCACAGCGGTCGAAAGCCCCTAAAATTCAACGTCTTATTACCCCACTTACACTCCAG AGAAAGAGGCATAGACTGGCTCTAAAGAGGAGGCGTTGCTTGGCTCGCAAGCAACAAGCAGCAGAGTATGCGAAGCTGTTAGCACAACGGCAAAAGGAAGCTAAGAATAGACGTCAAGAAGAACTAAAGCGAAGACGTAGCGCTTCTATGCGAGATTCCAAATCATCCAATCAGTCTGCACCTACCATTCAGAAGTAA
- the LOC126864205 gene encoding 40S ribosomal protein S6-like isoform X1, protein MKLNVSYPATGCQKLFEISDEHKLRIFYEKRMGAEVEADALGNEWKGYVVRISGGNDKQGFPMKQGVLTNGRVRLLLSKGHSCYRPRRDGERKRKSVRGCIVDSNLSVLALVIVKKGEKDIPDLTDKEVPRRLGPKRASKIRKLFNLSKEDDVRRFVVKRPIQKEGKPQRSKAPKIQRLITPLTLQRKRHRLALKRRRCLARKQQAAEYAKLLAQRQKEAKNRRQEELKRRRSASMRDSKSSNQSAPTIQK, encoded by the exons CATATCCTGCAACAGGATGTCAGAAACTGTTTGAAATCTCCGATGAGCATAAGCTgagaattttttatgaaaagcGTATGGGCGCAGAAGTAGAGGCTGATGCTCTTGGTAACGAATGGAAAGGATATGTCGTTCGTATCTCAGGCGGCAATGATAAACAAGGATTTCCTATGAAACAGGGTGTTCTGACTAATG GGCGCGTACGTTTACTGCTCTCAAAAGGACATTCATGCTACAGACCTAGACGTGATGGTGAGCGCAAACGTAAATCTGTCCGTGGATGCATCGTCGATTCCAACCTTTCAGTACTCGCTCTTGTCATTGtcaaaaaaggagaaaag GATATCCCGGATTTAACTGACAAGGAAGTCCCTCGCCGTTTAGGACCCAAGAGGGCGAGCAAAATTCGCAAGCTATTTAATTTATCCAAGGAAGATGATGTCCGTCGATTCGTTGTGAAACGACCAATTCAAAAAGAGGGCAAGCCACAGCGGTCGAAAGCCCCTAAAATTCAACGTCTTATTACCCCACTTACACTCCAG AGAAAGAGGCATAGACTGGCTCTAAAGAGGAGGCGTTGCTTGGCTCGCAAGCAACAAGCAGCAGAGTATGCGAAGCTGTTAGCACAACGGCAAAAGGAAGCTAAGAATAGACGTCAAGAAGAACTAAAGCGAAGACGTAGCGCTTCTATGCGAGATTCCAAATCATCCAATCAGTCTGCACCTACCATTCAGAAGTAA